One Synergistaceae bacterium DNA window includes the following coding sequences:
- a CDS encoding IS3 family transposase — protein sequence MSGEPYALRGARTVRRGETGKQLDCAPSLTLLATEEGWLYLAAIMDLHSRSIVGWSAGERITAGLVSKALDRALERRNPGKGLLLHSDRGSQYTSREYQTKLWHNGIIGSMSRKGNCWDNAPMESFFGALKTEWIYGRRKYSTREEARSDIFKYIEIFYNRKRLHSGLGYKTPEEYEKGRLRA from the coding sequence GAGAGACGGGGAAACAGCTCGACTGCGCCCCGTCTCTTACCCTACTCGCCACTGAAGAGGGCTGGCTCTATCTGGCCGCGATAATGGATCTTCACTCTCGCAGCATAGTCGGCTGGTCGGCCGGAGAGCGAATAACCGCCGGTCTTGTCTCCAAGGCGCTTGACCGCGCCCTGGAGCGGAGGAATCCCGGCAAGGGGCTTCTTCTTCACTCAGACAGAGGCAGTCAGTACACCAGCCGCGAGTACCAGACCAAGCTCTGGCACAACGGCATCATAGGCTCGATGAGCAGGAAGGGGAACTGCTGGGACAACGCTCCGATGGAGAGCTTTTTCGGCGCGTTGAAGACGGAGTGGATCTACGGGAGGAGGAAGTACAGTACTCGAGAGGAGGCTCGTTCAGATATATTCAAGTATATTGAAATATTCTATAATCGCAAGCGTCTTCATTCCGGGCTTGGCTACAAAACCCCGGAAGAATATGAAAAAGGGAGATTGCGGGCATAA